The Gammaproteobacteria bacterium genomic sequence GGTTTTTATGGCGACGTGCAGAGGTGCGGAGTCAGTGAAGACAGCTTGCGATCGGAGATAGAGCGGCGGCTGGTCCAAGCCGGCCTCAAACTCATCCCGCGCGATCAAATCGCCCAAACGCCGCAAGCCGCCCTGTTACTGGTGGATCTGCATGTCGATTATGCCAGTTACTACTATTACTCCTATTCCGTGGCCTTGAAGCTCAAGCAGAAGATCCCGCTCGCCGATCCGCAATCCTACACCTCGGAGACGGTATGGACGCGGGGGAACAATGGCATCGCTGAATTCAGCCGTCTGTGCAAAATCTATGACGAGACCCGGGCGCTGGTCGATGTCTTTGTCGCCGAGCATGCCGCACAAAACGCGGCGCCACGCTGATCTACTGCAAAGTTAAAACGGCATGCCAGGCGGACGCTGGCCGCGTAGACCGCGCAGCAGTCCCATCAGTCCGCCTTTCTTCGAAACGCGCTTCATCATCTTCTGCATCTGGTCGAACTGCTTCAGCAACCGGTTGACGTCCTGGACCTGCGTGCCGGAACCGTCGGCGATGCGCTTCTTGCGCGAGGCCTTGATCACGTCCGGGTAGGCGCGCTCCTGCCGCGTCATCGAGTCGATGATGGCCGTCATTTTTTTAATTTCCTTGTCGCCGGCGCCCGCCGAGATCGCCTTCGGCAGTTCGGCGACGCCCGGGAGTTTGCTCATCAACGCGCCGATGCCGCCCATGTTGTTCATCTGCTGCAACTGATCGCGCAGGTCGGTTAAATCGAATGATTTTCCCTTCTTGATCTTGTCGGCCAGTTCCAGCGCCTTGTCCTTGTCGACCTTTTTCTCCACGTCCTCGATGAGACCCAGCACGTCACCCATGCCCAGGATGCGGGCCGCCAGCCGATCCGGGTGGAACGGCTCCAGCGCCGTGGTCTTCTCGCCCACGCCAAGGAACTTGATCGGCTTGCCGGTCACCTGCCGCACCGACAAGGCGACGCCGCCGCGCGCATCGCCATCGGCCTTGGTGACGATTACTCCAGTCAAAGGAATGGTTTGATCGAAGACGCGCGCCGTGTTGACCGCGTCCTGCCCCATCATGCCGTCCACCACGAACAGCGTCTCGACCGGATGGAGCGCGGAGTGAAGTTGTTTGATTTCCGCCATCATGTCCGCGTCGATGTGCAGGCGGCCGGCGGTATCGACCAGCAACACGTCGCGATAATGCGTGCGGGCGTGCTGCAGCGCGTCGGTGACAATCTGCACCGGTCGCTGCCCGGTATCGCTGGGGAAGAAATCGACGCCCACTTCGGCGGCCAGGATGCGCAACTGCTCGATGGCGGCCGGCCGGTAGACGTCGGCGCTCACCACCAGGACGGATTTGCGGTCCTCCTTCAGCCGGCGCGCGAGTTTGGCCACGGTGGTGGTCTTGCCGGAACCCTGCAGGCCCGCCATCAGCACCACCGCGGGCGGTGTCGCGCGCAGGTTGAGTGCATCGTTGGCCTGGCCCATGATGGCCGTCAATTCATCGCGCACGATGCGGATGAGCGCCTGGCCCGGCGTCAACGTGGAAAAAACCTCCTCGCCCACGGCGCGATTGCGCACATGTTCGATGAACTCGCGCACCACGGGGAGGGCCACGTCCGCTTCCAGCAGCGCCATGCGCACTTCGCGCAGCGTCTGATCGATATTTTCCGCTGTTAAACGCCCCTGCCCGCGCAGGTTCTTGATAATCTGGCTTAAGCGCTGCGTCAGACTGTCAAACATGCGTTTTCCCTCATCATCATTTGTGCCGGCATGGGCCCAGGCGGGCGGTAAACTTCAACCTACCGGCGCATTATGCCATCATGTTGAACGATGAGCCCCGCCCTGCCCAGCGTCGCCGCTTTGGTGCTGTATTTGATCGCCGCATCCCGTCAGGCCCGCGTCATGGCCCTGCCCTACGGATGGGCCGGCGCCGCAGTGGTTTTGCACGGACTGGGGCTATGGCGCGGAATACACACCGATGCAGGCATTAATCTGGGGATTTTCAACAGCGCCTCCCTGGTGATGTTCATCATTGCAGTGATCTTGATCGCCATGTCCATTTACCGGCCAGTGGGCGGCCTGGCGCTCATCGTGTTCCCCGCCGCCGCGCTGACCATACTGCTGGACGTGATCTTCACCAGCCAGCGCCTGCTGCCCCCCGACACCCCGCCGGGGGTCAGCGTGCATATCGTACTTTCACTGCTCGCCTACAGCGTGCTGGCCATCGCCGCGCTGGAGGCCGTGCTGCTGGCCGTCGCCGATCATTTATTGCGGCAGCACCGCCCTCATCAGGTATTGCTCGCGCTGCCGCCGCTCGCCACCATGGAGTCGCTGCTTTTCCAACTGCTGGCCGGCGGGCTGTTTCTACTCAGCCTGGGGTTGATCAGCGGCTTCATGTTCGTCGAAAACCTCATGGCCCAGCATCTGGTGCACAAAACCGTGCTGTCGCTGCTGGCCTGGTGCGTCTTCGCCCTGCTGCTGTGGGGACGTTATCAGCGCGGCTGGCGCGGGCGCATCGCGGTCAACTACACGCTGGGCGGCTTCGCGCTGCTGGCACTGGCGTTTTTCGGCTCCGAATTCGTGTTGCAGTTGATTCTCCACCGCGTTTGAACATCCACCATTTTTCGCCAATGGGTTAACGGCTCGACCGTATCGAGGTCACCATGGAATACATCCCACTGCAGTCCCTGCTGATTATTCTGGCCACCCTGCTGCTGTTGTCCGCCTGCTTCGCCGGTTCGGAAACGGCAATGATGGCGCTCAACCGCTACCGGCTGCGTCACCTGACCACCCAGAAAAACAGCGGCGCGATCAAGGCGCAGCAACTGCTGGAACGTCCGGATCGTTTGATCGGACTGCTGCTGGTCGGCAACACCTTTACCAATTTCGCCGTTTCCCAGGTTGCGACCTTCATCGGACTTTCGCTTTTCCATGGCTCGAAGCATCAGACCGAGGGCGTCGCGGCCCTGGGATTCGCGGTGGGCACGATACTGCTGATCGTGAGCGAGGTCATGCCGAAGACCATCGCCGCGCTCTATCCGGAACGCGTCGCACTGCCCGCCGCACACGTGTTGCAGCCGCTGCTGAACGTCACCTACCCGCTGATCTGGCTGTTCAACGTCATCGCCAATGCACTGCTCCGGCTGCTGGGGATCCGCACGGAAAAAGGCGAGGAGATGGCTTTGAGCCGCGAGGAACTCCGCACCGTGGTGAAGGAGGCCGGGGCCATCATTCCCCGGCAGCACCAGAACATGCTGTTCGCCATTCTCGATCTGGAAAAGGGCAAGGTCGAGGACATCATGGTGCCGCGCAATGAAATCAGCGGTATCGATCTCGACGCCAGTCCCGGCGATCTCGTCGACCAGCTCGCCGGCAGCCACCATGTGCGCATACCGGTCTATCGCGGCAGCATCGATCACATCGTCGGTGTGCTGCATGTGCGCCGCCTGCCGCGCCTGCTGGCCGATGATCGTCGGGTGACGGTCGAGGAAATCGAATCCGCCATGGATGAGCCCTACTATGTGCCGGTCGGTACGCCGCTGCACAAGCAATTACTGAATTTCCAGCACCATCGCGAGCGCGTGGGACTGGTGGTCGACGAATACGGCGATCTGCAGGGACTCGTGACCCTTGAGGACTTGCTGGAGGAGATCGTCGGCGAATTCACCACCGACGCCTTGAGCTTTTCCAGGGATATTTTCCCGCAGGAAGACGGCAGCTACCTGGTGGACGGCTCGACCAGCCTGCGCGAGATCAACCGCGTGCTGAAATGGAAACTGCCGACGCACGGCGCCCGCACCTTGAATGGCCTCATCCTGGAAATGCTGGAAAGCATTCCCGAACCGGGCACCGGTCTGCGCATCGCCGGTTACACCATCGAGATCGTGCAGACCAGCGAGCAGGCGGTGAAGACCGCGCGTCTGCGCGCCAAGCCGGCGAGCGCGGCCACCCGCGCGCCTGCGGGTGGTGACGGGGCGGCTTAGGCTGCAGTCATCTCCCCAATGCGCATACTGGTCATCGAAGACGACCCGCAAACCGCCGCTTACCTGCGCAAGGGCCTCAAAGAAGGCGGCTATGCCGTCGACCACGCCGCCGACGGCGTCGAAGGCGAGCATCTGGCGGCCGCCGAACCTTACGCCCTGCTCATCGTTGATCGCAATCTGCCCAGGCGCGACGGCCTGAGCGTCATCCGCAACCTGCGCGCCCGGGGCGTCACCACGCCCATTCTGATCCTCAGCCAATTGTCGCAGACCGATCACCGTGTCGAAGGCCTGCGCGCCGGCGCCGATGACTATCTGCCCAAACCCTACGCCTTCGCCGAGCTGATGGCGCGTGTGGAGGCGCTGATCCGGCGCGCCAGCCCGGCGCCCGCCACCACGGTGTTGACACTGGGCGATCTACGCATGGATCTGGTCGCGCGCAGCGTTTCCCGCCAGGGCAGGATCATCGATCTCCAGCCGCGCGAATTTCAATTGCTCGAATACCTGCTGCGCCATGCCGGTCAGGTGGTTACGCGCACCATGCTGCTTGAAGGCGTCTGGGGTTATCACTTCGATCCGCAGACCAACGTCATCGATGTGCACATCAGCAGGCTGCGGCAGAAAATCGACACTGGCTTCGATTCGTCGCTGCTGCGCACCGTGCGCGGCGCCGGTTACTGCCTGCGTGTTGAAGTTTAATCTTATCCGCACGCCGACCTTCCGGCTGACGCTGCTGTTTGCGGCGGTGTTCGGCGTAATCACCGTTGTCTTGTTCGGCTTCCTCTACCGCCTCACCATCGGTTCAATCGCCCGGGAGACCGATGAAGTCATCATCGAACAGATTCAGGGATTGCGGGACGTATACACCCGTCTCGGCCCGCAGGGACTGATCGACGTGATCAACGAGCGCACCCAGGATCCGACCGAACGCGATGCGATCTATCTGCTGGCGGACGCAAAGGGTACGCCGCTGGCGGGCAACCTGTCGAAATGGCCGGCCGAACACCTGCGTCCCGCGAGGTGGATTGAATTCGGCGTCGACGCGACGGAATACGGGAAAACCATCTCTCATCAGGCCCGCGCGCACAGTTTTACGCTGGATAACGATCTCTATCTCCTGGTCGGCCAGGACATCGATCAACAACGCGATTTTCGCGATCGCATGACGATGGCGTTGGGCTGGGGACTTGCGTTGATGCTGGGTCTGGGATTGATCGGCGGCGCGTTGGTCAGCCGCAATTTCCTGAGCAGCATTGAACGCATCGTACAGGTGAGCCAGCGCATCACTGACGGTGACCTGAGCCGCCGTGTGCCGGTCGGCGGCTCGGGTGATGCACTGGATCGACTGGCGGCCCATTTGAACGATATGTTGGAACGCCTGGAGAATCTGATGCATGGCATGCGCGCCATCAGCGACGGACTGGCCCACAACCTGCGCAGCCCGGTGACCCATCTGCGCAATCAGATCGAATGGGCGCTGAACGCGGCCCGGGACACCGATGACTATCGCGCCAGTCTGGAACAGGCGCTGACAGAGGCCGATCGCCTGAACAGCCTCTTCGAAACACTGCTCGACATCGCCAGAGCGGAATCCGGCGCCATCAACCTGCCGTTTGAGGACATCAACCTCGACGCATTGCTGCGGGAACTCATTGAACTTTACGAGCCGCTGGCAGAGACACGGCAGCAGCACATCGCGTTCCACGGCAATCCAGCCGTCAGCATCCGTGGCAATCGCCAGTTACTCGCGCATTGCTTCGCCAATCTCATCGACAATGCCATCAAGTACAGTCCGCGGGCAGGGCAGATTGGCATTCATCTGGGCGCGGACGGCCGTCCCAGCGCGCGGATCAGCGACCGCGGCCCTGGAATACCGAAGGCCGGGCGCGATATGGCGTTGCAGCGTTTTTCCCGCCTCTCCGGCAGCGAATCGGTGCCCGGCAGCGGGCTGGGCCTGAGTCTGGTGGCGGCGGTGGCGAAACTCCATCGCGCGCGGCTCGATCTGGATGACAATGCGCCGGGACTGCGCGTGACCCTGACCTTCCCGCCCGGCTGAAAACCTGATTCAATAAATGCCGATCAGTTGACCGCTTTGACGCCCAGTGCCTTCAGCGCCGCATGCAGGTGTTTGCTGCCTTCCTTGTAATTGCCATCGCTGCACAACCTGGTGCCCTCATCCTTGTGTTTGCTGGCCGTGGCCAGTTTGGAGGCCTTGGGATGCGAAGCGATCGCGGCGTCGACCTGCTCTTCCAACGACTTGCAGGTTTCCGCCGTGGGCACCTGCTTTTTCGTCGCGGCAATGACGCTGCT encodes the following:
- the ffh gene encoding signal recognition particle protein, which translates into the protein MFDSLTQRLSQIIKNLRGQGRLTAENIDQTLREVRMALLEADVALPVVREFIEHVRNRAVGEEVFSTLTPGQALIRIVRDELTAIMGQANDALNLRATPPAVVLMAGLQGSGKTTTVAKLARRLKEDRKSVLVVSADVYRPAAIEQLRILAAEVGVDFFPSDTGQRPVQIVTDALQHARTHYRDVLLVDTAGRLHIDADMMAEIKQLHSALHPVETLFVVDGMMGQDAVNTARVFDQTIPLTGVIVTKADGDARGGVALSVRQVTGKPIKFLGVGEKTTALEPFHPDRLAARILGMGDVLGLIEDVEKKVDKDKALELADKIKKGKSFDLTDLRDQLQQMNNMGGIGALMSKLPGVAELPKAISAGAGDKEIKKMTAIIDSMTRQERAYPDVIKASRKKRIADGSGTQVQDVNRLLKQFDQMQKMMKRVSKKGGLMGLLRGLRGQRPPGMPF
- the ccsA gene encoding cytochrome c biogenesis protein CcsA; this encodes MSPALPSVAALVLYLIAASRQARVMALPYGWAGAAVVLHGLGLWRGIHTDAGINLGIFNSASLVMFIIAVILIAMSIYRPVGGLALIVFPAAALTILLDVIFTSQRLLPPDTPPGVSVHIVLSLLAYSVLAIAALEAVLLAVADHLLRQHRPHQVLLALPPLATMESLLFQLLAGGLFLLSLGLISGFMFVENLMAQHLVHKTVLSLLAWCVFALLLWGRYQRGWRGRIAVNYTLGGFALLALAFFGSEFVLQLILHRV
- a CDS encoding HlyC/CorC family transporter, translating into MEYIPLQSLLIILATLLLLSACFAGSETAMMALNRYRLRHLTTQKNSGAIKAQQLLERPDRLIGLLLVGNTFTNFAVSQVATFIGLSLFHGSKHQTEGVAALGFAVGTILLIVSEVMPKTIAALYPERVALPAAHVLQPLLNVTYPLIWLFNVIANALLRLLGIRTEKGEEMALSREELRTVVKEAGAIIPRQHQNMLFAILDLEKGKVEDIMVPRNEISGIDLDASPGDLVDQLAGSHHVRIPVYRGSIDHIVGVLHVRRLPRLLADDRRVTVEEIESAMDEPYYVPVGTPLHKQLLNFQHHRERVGLVVDEYGDLQGLVTLEDLLEEIVGEFTTDALSFSRDIFPQEDGSYLVDGSTSLREINRVLKWKLPTHGARTLNGLILEMLESIPEPGTGLRIAGYTIEIVQTSEQAVKTARLRAKPASAATRAPAGGDGAA
- a CDS encoding response regulator transcription factor; this encodes MRILVIEDDPQTAAYLRKGLKEGGYAVDHAADGVEGEHLAAAEPYALLIVDRNLPRRDGLSVIRNLRARGVTTPILILSQLSQTDHRVEGLRAGADDYLPKPYAFAELMARVEALIRRASPAPATTVLTLGDLRMDLVARSVSRQGRIIDLQPREFQLLEYLLRHAGQVVTRTMLLEGVWGYHFDPQTNVIDVHISRLRQKIDTGFDSSLLRTVRGAGYCLRVEV
- a CDS encoding ATP-binding protein, producing the protein MLKFNLIRTPTFRLTLLFAAVFGVITVVLFGFLYRLTIGSIARETDEVIIEQIQGLRDVYTRLGPQGLIDVINERTQDPTERDAIYLLADAKGTPLAGNLSKWPAEHLRPARWIEFGVDATEYGKTISHQARAHSFTLDNDLYLLVGQDIDQQRDFRDRMTMALGWGLALMLGLGLIGGALVSRNFLSSIERIVQVSQRITDGDLSRRVPVGGSGDALDRLAAHLNDMLERLENLMHGMRAISDGLAHNLRSPVTHLRNQIEWALNAARDTDDYRASLEQALTEADRLNSLFETLLDIARAESGAINLPFEDINLDALLRELIELYEPLAETRQQHIAFHGNPAVSIRGNRQLLAHCFANLIDNAIKYSPRAGQIGIHLGADGRPSARISDRGPGIPKAGRDMALQRFSRLSGSESVPGSGLGLSLVAAVAKLHRARLDLDDNAPGLRVTLTFPPG